From a single Apium graveolens cultivar Ventura chromosome 2, ASM990537v1, whole genome shotgun sequence genomic region:
- the LOC141708272 gene encoding wax ester synthase/diacylglycerol acyltransferase 11-like produces the protein MRGRFIKPIITNNIRDDDHDDHIVEDEPLSPAARLFQSTELNCSIIIVLGSNTIIDVDAVKSGFINSMVKHPRFSSLFVINDKNGGRMSWRRTKVDIHKHVFVPELDPNMEFSDKFVQDYASNLTKTGLDLAKPLWELHILNVKTSDATATAILKLHHSIGDGISIMSLFLASSRKASDPESLPSLPKGKRPTSFWNNCCSFWGILFTIWTIILMVFNTLVDVMNFAATALFLKDTDTPLKGTSENIELSCKRIVHRIFSLDDIKLVKSAMNTTINDVLLGITMAGLSRYLSGKYATRSNPNDRDQITGSENGNYLPANIRFRSTLLYNLRPSTGIESLAKMMEKGSKVRWGNLIGYVLLPITIALPDDPLDYVRKAKAIVDRKKSSLEAICSYSVGRIILELFGLKQTAAMMYKTISNTTMSFSNVVGPREEISFYGHQLSYIAPSVYGQPQALTVHWQSYSEKMILVLTVDPDVIPDYNNLCTDFEASLKLIRDAVIQSRSVVPVQAKTGHKQD, from the exons ATGAGAGGAAGATTTATTAAGCCCATCATCACTAACAACATTCGTGATGATGATCATGATGATCATATTGTTGAAGATGAGCCGTTAAGCCCTGCTGCACGCTTGTTCCAGTCCACGGAACTCAACTGTTCGATCATAATTGTCTTAGGTTCCAACACGATCATCGATGTCGATGCTGTTAAATCCGGGTTTATAAATTCTATGGTCAAGCATCCTCGTTTCTCCAGTTTGTTT GTAATCAATGATAAGAATGGTGGGCGAATGAGTTGGAGAAGAACAAAAGTAGACATACATAAGCATGTGTTTGTTCCGGAGTTAGATCCGAATATGGAGTTTTCTGACAAATTTGTACAAGATTATGCATCAAATCTTACTAAAACAGGATTGGATCTTGCAAAGCCATTATGGGAGCTTCATATTTTGAATGTAAAGACATCAGATGCAACTGCAACTGCAATACTTAAACTTCATCATTCAATTGGGGATGGAATTTCTATAATGTCTCTATTTTTAGCAAGTAGCAGAAAAGCTTCTGATCCCGAATCATTGCCAAGTCTTCCAAAAGGCAAACGGCCTACTAGCTTTTGGAATAATTGTTGCAGTTTTTGGGGGATTTTATTCACAATTTGGACCATAATTTTGATGGTTTTTAACACGTTAGTGGATGTTATGAATTTTGCTGCTACTGCTTTGTTCTTGAAAGACACGGACACTCCTCTCAAAGGCACATCAGAGAATATCGAATTGAGTTGTAAGAGAATTGTTCACAGAATCTTTAGTTTAGATGATATAAAGCTAGTAAAATCTGCAATGAACACG ACGATCAATGATGTTCTACTAGGAATAACAATGGCTGGCTTATCTCGATATCTCAGTGGGAAATATG CAACAAGAAGTAATCCAAATGATAGGGACCAAATTACCGGAAGTGAAAATGGAAACTATCTGCCTGCAAATATTCGTTTCCGATCCACTTTATTATATAACCTCAGACCATCAACCGGAATTGAG TCATTGGCCAAGATGATGGAAAAGGGGTCGAAAGTGAGGTGGGGTAACCTTATTggttatgttcttcttccgataACAATTGCTTTACCTGATGATCCGTTAGATTATGTTCGCAAGGCCAAGGCCATTGTTGATAGAAAGAAGTCCTCCCTTGAAGCTATATGCTCCTACTCTGTAGGTCGAATTATACTCGAGTTATTTGGACTTAAG CAAACTGCTGCTATGATGTATAAAACTATATCAAACACAACGATGTCCTTCTCAAACGTTGTTGGTCCGCGAGAAGAGATCAGTTTCTACGGCCATCAGTTGTCTTACATTGCTCCCAGTGTCTACGGACAACCACAA GCATTGACAGTACATTGGCAGAGCTATAGTGAGAAAATGATACTTGTATTAACAGTTGATCCAGATGTGATACCGGATTATAACAATCTTTGTACTGATTTCGAGGCATCGCTTAAACTCATTAGGGATGCAGTCATACAAAGTAGATCAGTCGTCCCTGTGCAAGCTAAAACTGGTCATAAACAGGACTAA